Genomic DNA from Pseudomonas fitomaticsae:
GCAGCTACATCATCGCCACCGAACCGCTGAGCGAAGAGCAGGCCCACGCCCTGCTGCCGCAGAACATGGCGGTCTGCGATCAGCGGGTGGCGCTGGATTACTACCGGCTCTCGGCGGACCGCCGCCTGCTGTTCGGCGGCGCCTGCCATTATTCGGGGCGTGATCCAAAGGACATTGGCGCGTACATGCGGCCGAAGATGCTCGAAGTGTTTCCGCAGCTCGCTTCAGCGAAGATCGATTATCAGTGGGGCGGGATGATCGGCATCGGTGCCAACCGTCTGCCGCAGATTGGCCGGCTCGCCGACCAGCCGAACGTGTATTACGCCCAGGCCTATTCCGGTCACGGCGTGAATGCCACGCACCTGGCGGGCAAGCTGCTGGCCGAGGCCATCAGCGGCCAGCACAGTGGCGGCTTCGATCTGTTCGCCAAAGTGCCACACATCACCTTCCCCGGCGGCAAGCATCTGCGTTCGCCGCTGCTGGCGTTGGGGATGTTGTGGCATCGGCTTAAAGAGTTGGTCTGATGTTTTTGTCGAGGCCCTGAATACGCGTTCGCGAGCAAGCCCGCTCCCACAGGTGACCGCGCTCCACCTGGGGAACACGGTCGAATGTGGGAGCGGGCTTGCTCGCGAAGGGGCCGAAACAGGCACCGAAGATTTCAGATCCGCCAGAACGGCTTCAACCCCTCCTCCAGCGCCTGCTCCCGGGTCAGCCCGATGTCCTTGAGCTGTTCCGGCGTCAGGCGCAACAACGCCTTGCGCGTGTGCAGACGATGCCAGAACAGACCCCAGCGACTCAGGCCGGACGGTGCGTTGCACATGCTCTCGTTGCGCGCGTTGTCCTGTTGCCCTGCCTCCAGTTCCTGACTGTGTAACGTCAGCCGCACATCGCTCAAGCCGTTCATTTTCATTGCTCCTGTTTACTTGGGTAGCCAGAGATTCCATGATGCGCGGGCGAGCAAAAGCATTACAGATTCAACACATCTGTATTATTTCCATACAGATTTGCTGTCTCTGAGACTGAATTGTCGATTTACGCCGCATCTGTACTGGTTTAACGAATCATCTGCATCGAGGCAGTGCCATGACGCTCTATGTGAATCTCGCCGAATTGCTCGGCACCCGCATCGAACAAGGCTTCTACCGTCCTGGTGATCGCCTCCCGTCGGTGCGCGCCTTGAGCGTAGAACACGGGGTCAGCCTGAGCACGGTGCAGCAGGCCTATCGGATGCTGGAAGACAGCGGCCTGGCCACGCCGAAACCCAAGTCCGGGTACTTCGTGCCAGTGGGTCGGGAGTTGCCGGAACTGCCGGCAGTCGGGCGCCCGGCGCAACGGCCGGTGGA
This window encodes:
- a CDS encoding DUF1127 domain-containing protein, which produces MNGLSDVRLTLHSQELEAGQQDNARNESMCNAPSGLSRWGLFWHRLHTRKALLRLTPEQLKDIGLTREQALEEGLKPFWRI